From one Microbulbifer sp. A4B17 genomic stretch:
- the lpxA gene encoding acyl-ACP--UDP-N-acetylglucosamine O-acyltransferase, whose product MQTSIHPTAIVDPTAVIGTGVSIGAYTIVGAGVEIGDGCDIASHVVLSGPTKMGKNNRIYQFASVGQDTPDKKYRGEETTLVIGDNNVIREGVTIHRGTVQDRGETTIGNDNLIMAYAHIGHDSVVGNHIIMVNNSGLAGHVIVKDWAILSGYSLVHQNCTVGEHAFLGMGAAIGKDVPSYVMVAGNPAEAKTINSEGLRRRGFSREDIALINKAYKTVYRRGLTMQEALQALMELREQSPVIQPWIESLQSTTRGIVR is encoded by the coding sequence ATGCAGACAAGTATCCACCCTACAGCTATTGTCGACCCTACGGCAGTAATTGGTACTGGGGTGAGTATCGGTGCTTACACCATTGTTGGAGCAGGGGTAGAGATAGGTGATGGCTGCGATATCGCCTCCCATGTCGTGCTTAGCGGGCCGACTAAGATGGGAAAGAATAATCGTATCTACCAGTTTGCCTCTGTAGGGCAGGATACCCCAGACAAAAAATATCGTGGTGAAGAAACCACACTTGTTATTGGGGATAACAATGTAATCCGCGAGGGAGTAACGATCCATCGCGGTACGGTGCAGGACCGTGGCGAAACCACTATCGGTAACGACAACCTAATTATGGCTTACGCGCATATCGGTCACGACAGTGTTGTAGGTAACCATATTATTATGGTGAATAATTCGGGCTTGGCTGGACATGTCATCGTGAAGGATTGGGCGATCCTGAGTGGCTATAGCCTGGTTCACCAAAATTGTACTGTTGGAGAGCACGCTTTCCTGGGGATGGGTGCGGCTATTGGTAAAGATGTTCCATCCTATGTAATGGTTGCGGGAAATCCGGCTGAGGCGAAGACGATTAATTCGGAGGGCCTGCGCAGACGAGGTTTTTCCCGGGAGGATATTGCCCTGATTAATAAAGCCTATAAGACCGTGTATCGTCGCGGGCTGACTATGCAGGAGGCATTGCAGGCTTTGATGGAGTTGCGTGAACAATCTCCAGTTATTCAGCCGTGGATAGAGTCTTTGCAATCTACTACTCGCGGCATTGTTCGCTAG
- the fabZ gene encoding 3-hydroxyacyl-ACP dehydratase FabZ, with the protein MMDVREIREYLPHRYPFLLVDRVVELEEGKYIKGYKNISGNEEVFNGHFPEMPIFPGVMIVEALAQVSGILGFKTFGKKPEDGYLYLFGGVDKARFKRQVIPGDRLELESEAVSVRRNIWKFACKASVDGELAASVDILCAVKKVQ; encoded by the coding sequence ATGATGGATGTACGTGAAATTCGCGAGTACCTGCCGCACCGTTATCCTTTTTTGTTGGTGGATCGTGTTGTCGAACTCGAGGAAGGAAAGTATATAAAAGGCTATAAAAACATTTCTGGGAATGAAGAAGTTTTTAATGGCCACTTCCCGGAAATGCCTATTTTCCCGGGGGTGATGATTGTTGAGGCCTTGGCCCAGGTCTCGGGAATCCTCGGTTTTAAGACGTTCGGCAAAAAGCCGGAAGACGGATACTTGTACCTGTTTGGTGGAGTGGATAAAGCGCGCTTTAAGCGCCAGGTAATTCCCGGTGACCGTCTTGAGCTTGAGTCTGAAGCGGTATCTGTTCGCAGAAATATCTGGAAGTTCGCCTGTAAAGCCAGTGTCGATGGCGAGCTGGCAGCTTCTGTTGATATCCTATGTGCGGTTAAAAAAGTTCAGTAG